A window from Azoarcus sp. DD4 encodes these proteins:
- a CDS encoding type VI secretion system tube protein Hcp → MASGDMFLKIEGARMGPIKGEAQDTQHKDEIDIHSWTWGMQGNASATATAGGRTGGASQVSVSELIVSKSFDRASTALLVALRSNEQIKRAVLTARKAGGAKAVEFLVITMENARIRSVELSGTGGGDDPVREQVAISFQKIAIEYRGQESSGGGNAVSRFETDVTPNS, encoded by the coding sequence ATGGCCTCCGGCGACATGTTTCTGAAAATCGAAGGTGCGCGCATGGGCCCGATCAAGGGCGAGGCCCAGGACACGCAGCACAAGGACGAGATCGACATCCATTCCTGGACCTGGGGCATGCAGGGCAACGCCAGCGCCACCGCCACCGCGGGCGGGCGCACCGGCGGCGCCAGCCAGGTTTCCGTCAGCGAACTCATCGTCTCCAAGAGCTTCGACCGCGCCAGCACCGCGCTGCTGGTGGCCCTGCGGTCCAACGAACAGATCAAGCGCGCGGTACTCACCGCGCGCAAGGCCGGCGGCGCCAAGGCCGTCGAATTCCTCGTCATCACCATGGAAAACGCCCGTATCCGCTCGGTCGAGCTGTCCGGCACCGGCGGCGGTGACGATCCGGTGCGCGAACAGGTAGCCATCTCCTTCCAGAAGATCGCCATCGAATACCGCGGCCAGGAAAGCAGCGGCGGCGGTAATGCAGTGTCGCGCTTCGAGACCGACGTCACCCCCAATAGCTGA
- the tssK gene encoding type VI secretion system baseplate subunit TssK, with product MSWFSKVVWSEGLFLRPQHFQQQDRHAEWRAEAHRRQLQPNGWGFSSLEIDDAALAIGKVVLRAASGILPDGTPFDFPTAHEGPLAFDFPADAKDALVVLTLPLQRPLMPEYDINGDDDALARYGVTDAALPDAAGGGGAAEIVQVGRPRLALGLANEFSDAFVRVGVLRVTERRPDGSLLIDRGYIPPVLACAAAPQLTSMLREVLGLLGQRGEALAGRMSQAGTGGVAEIADFLFLLAVNRHLPVVAHLEQLRPLHPERLYSQLLTLMGELASLTASGRRPPALPAYRHDALQDSFDPLMREIRRSLSAILEQNAVQIPLQDHKQGRYVGIVADRGLLRQAGFVLAVGAQMPAEAVRTRFPTQAKLGPVEKIRELVNLQLPGIALRPLPVAPRQIPFHAGFTYFELDNSGDLWKQLDSSGGLGMYVTGDFPGLEVSLWAIRA from the coding sequence ATGTCCTGGTTCAGCAAGGTAGTCTGGTCCGAGGGGCTGTTCCTGCGCCCGCAGCATTTCCAGCAGCAGGACAGGCATGCCGAATGGCGTGCCGAAGCGCATCGCCGCCAGCTCCAGCCCAATGGCTGGGGTTTCTCCAGCCTCGAAATCGACGACGCCGCGCTGGCCATCGGCAAGGTGGTGCTGCGTGCGGCCAGCGGCATCCTGCCGGACGGCACGCCCTTCGACTTCCCCACGGCCCACGAAGGGCCGCTCGCGTTCGACTTCCCGGCCGACGCCAAGGATGCGCTGGTGGTGCTGACCTTGCCGCTGCAGCGTCCGCTGATGCCCGAGTACGACATCAACGGCGACGACGACGCGCTGGCGCGCTATGGCGTGACCGACGCCGCGCTGCCGGATGCGGCGGGGGGCGGCGGTGCGGCCGAGATCGTGCAGGTCGGCCGGCCGCGGCTGGCACTCGGGCTGGCCAACGAATTTTCCGACGCCTTCGTGCGGGTCGGCGTGCTGCGGGTCACCGAACGGCGCCCCGACGGCAGCCTGCTGATCGACCGCGGCTACATTCCGCCAGTGCTGGCCTGCGCTGCCGCGCCGCAGCTCACGTCCATGCTGCGCGAAGTGCTCGGCCTGCTCGGTCAGCGCGGCGAGGCGCTCGCCGGCCGCATGAGCCAGGCCGGCACCGGCGGCGTCGCGGAGATCGCCGATTTCCTCTTCCTGCTGGCGGTCAATCGCCACCTGCCGGTGGTGGCGCACCTCGAGCAGCTGCGCCCGTTGCACCCCGAGCGCCTCTACAGCCAGTTGCTCACGCTGATGGGCGAACTGGCCAGTCTCACGGCGTCCGGCCGCAGGCCGCCGGCCTTGCCGGCCTACCGCCACGATGCGCTGCAGGACAGTTTCGATCCGCTGATGCGCGAGATCCGCCGCAGCCTGTCGGCCATCCTCGAACAGAATGCGGTGCAGATCCCGCTGCAGGACCACAAGCAGGGGCGCTACGTCGGCATCGTCGCCGACCGCGGCCTGCTGCGGCAGGCCGGTTTCGTGCTCGCGGTGGGCGCGCAGATGCCGGCCGAGGCGGTGCGCACCCGCTTCCCGACCCAGGCCAAGCTCGGCCCGGTGGAAAAGATCCGCGAACTGGTCAACCTGCAGCTGCCGGGCATCGCGCTGCGGCCGCTACCGGTGGCGCCGCGGCAGATTCCCTTCCACGCCGGCTTCACCTACTTCGAACTCGACAACAGCGGCGACCTGTGGAAACAGCTCGACAGTTCCGGCGGCCTGGGCATGTACGTGACTGGCGATTTCCCCGGGCTGGAAGTGTCGCTGTGGGCGATCCGCGCATGA
- the tssJ gene encoding type VI secretion system lipoprotein TssJ has product MNVHAPLLRASAVALVSACLLAACSKAAVAPPKPDPTLVGVGLSAAARVNVDARGRATPVVVRTYVLKNASAFEAADFFSLYERDQQVLGDAVISREEVVLKPGETRTLDIREAEGGKVVAVLAAFREVDRAVWRASAPIVANRTNRIAVSLQDNRVTVAATLAPPATPAKKAD; this is encoded by the coding sequence TTGAATGTCCACGCCCCCCTGTTGCGCGCGAGCGCCGTTGCGCTCGTGTCGGCGTGCCTGCTTGCCGCCTGTTCCAAGGCCGCGGTGGCGCCGCCCAAGCCGGACCCCACCCTGGTGGGCGTCGGCCTGAGCGCGGCGGCGCGGGTCAACGTCGATGCGCGCGGCCGCGCCACCCCGGTGGTGGTGCGCACCTACGTGCTGAAGAACGCTTCCGCCTTCGAGGCGGCCGATTTCTTCTCGCTCTACGAGCGCGACCAGCAGGTGCTGGGCGATGCCGTGATCTCGCGCGAGGAAGTGGTGCTCAAACCGGGCGAGACGCGCACACTGGATATCCGCGAAGCCGAAGGCGGCAAGGTGGTGGCCGTGCTCGCTGCCTTCCGCGAGGTCGACCGCGCGGTGTGGCGTGCGAGCGCGCCCATCGTCGCCAACCGGACCAACCGGATCGCCGTCAGCCTGCAGGACAACCGCGTGACCGTCGCCGCCACGCTCGCGCCGCCCGCGACGCCCGCCAAGAAAGCCGACTAA
- a CDS encoding type VI secretion system accessory protein TagJ, with protein sequence MSVTAKNVADAEASLRAGDPDTALSQLQAAIRAQPADAKLRVFLFQLLAVLGQWERALNQLNVATELDASTLAMAQMYRETLRCELLRAEVFAGKRVPLLFGEPEQWLALLLESLLTAGRGDHAAALRLREQAFELAPASAGRLDGAPFEWLADADARLGPVCEAVINGRYYWIPFSRLASVDIEAPADLRDFVWAPAHFLFTNGGEAVGVIPTRYPGSESVADGAIKLARRTEWLEHDGDYRGIGQRLLTTDAGEFALLDIRRIEFNAGDNADTMPAALDG encoded by the coding sequence ATGTCCGTCACCGCCAAGAACGTCGCCGACGCCGAAGCCAGCCTGCGCGCCGGCGACCCGGATACCGCGCTCAGCCAGCTGCAGGCTGCCATCCGCGCCCAGCCGGCCGACGCCAAGCTGCGCGTGTTCCTGTTCCAGCTGCTGGCCGTGCTCGGCCAGTGGGAACGCGCGCTCAACCAGCTCAACGTCGCCACCGAACTCGACGCCTCGACCCTGGCGATGGCCCAGATGTACCGCGAAACCCTGCGCTGCGAGTTGCTGCGTGCCGAGGTCTTCGCCGGCAAACGGGTGCCGCTGCTGTTCGGCGAGCCGGAGCAATGGCTGGCGCTGCTGCTCGAATCGCTGCTCACCGCCGGCCGCGGCGACCACGCCGCCGCGCTGCGCCTGCGCGAACAGGCCTTCGAACTGGCGCCGGCCAGTGCCGGCCGCCTCGACGGTGCCCCCTTCGAGTGGCTGGCCGATGCCGACGCCCGCCTCGGACCGGTGTGCGAGGCGGTCATCAACGGCCGCTACTACTGGATCCCGTTCTCGCGCCTCGCCAGCGTCGACATCGAGGCGCCGGCCGACCTGCGCGACTTCGTGTGGGCACCCGCGCACTTCCTGTTCACCAACGGCGGCGAGGCCGTCGGCGTGATTCCGACGCGCTATCCGGGCTCCGAGAGCGTGGCCGACGGCGCCATCAAGCTCGCCCGCCGGACCGAATGGCTGGAGCACGACGGCGACTACCGCGGTATCGGCCAGCGCCTGCTCACCACCGACGCCGGCGAGTTCGCGCTGCTCGACATCCGCCGCATCGAGTTCAACGCTGGCGACAACGCCGATACGATGCCGGCCGCACTCGATGGCTGA
- a CDS encoding type VI secretion system tube protein Hcp, whose amino-acid sequence MAVDMFLKLGSIKGESVDKTHKESVDVLAWSWGLSQSGTTHIGGGGGSGKVSVQDISFTKYIDASSHAMIQACCSGEHFDQAVLTVRKAGKTPLEYIKITMKEVIITSVSTGGSGGEDRLTENVTLNFAEFKYEYTEQSPTGGKGTTKTASWNIAENHGEVG is encoded by the coding sequence ATGGCAGTCGATATGTTTCTGAAGCTCGGCAGCATCAAGGGCGAGTCCGTTGACAAGACCCACAAGGAGTCTGTCGACGTCCTCGCCTGGAGCTGGGGCCTGAGCCAGTCCGGTACTACCCACATCGGCGGCGGCGGCGGCTCGGGCAAGGTGAGCGTGCAGGACATTTCCTTCACCAAGTACATCGATGCCTCCAGCCACGCCATGATCCAGGCCTGCTGCAGCGGCGAACATTTCGACCAGGCCGTGCTGACCGTGCGCAAGGCCGGCAAGACCCCGCTCGAGTACATCAAGATCACGATGAAGGAAGTCATCATCACTTCCGTCAGCACCGGCGGCAGCGGCGGCGAGGATCGCCTGACCGAGAACGTCACGCTGAACTTCGCCGAGTTCAAGTACGAGTACACCGAGCAGTCCCCGACCGGCGGCAAGGGCACCACCAAGACCGCCAGCTGGAACATCGCCGAGAACCACGGCGAAGTCGGCTGA
- the tssE gene encoding type VI secretion system baseplate subunit TssE: protein MADLLPLDRLQPALLDRLRDDAPDQRTEAKEARVLNRHQLREAVLRDLSWLLNAMRPPARDGIAAWPEVENSVVNYGMPCFSGETASSLDITDLERAIRDSLIRFEPRIIPGTLQVSTEQLENVLDWHNVISVRISAQIWAQPVPLELLLRTELDLESGLVEVRDLGGY, encoded by the coding sequence ATGGCTGACCTGCTGCCACTCGACCGCCTGCAGCCAGCGCTGCTCGACCGCCTGCGCGACGACGCCCCCGACCAGCGCACCGAAGCGAAGGAGGCCCGCGTACTCAACCGCCACCAGCTGCGCGAGGCGGTGCTGCGCGACCTCAGCTGGCTGCTCAACGCAATGCGCCCGCCGGCGCGCGACGGCATCGCTGCCTGGCCGGAAGTCGAGAACTCGGTGGTGAACTACGGCATGCCCTGCTTTTCGGGCGAAACCGCGTCCTCGCTCGACATCACCGACCTCGAGCGCGCCATCCGCGACTCGCTGATCCGGTTCGAGCCGCGCATCATCCCCGGCACCCTGCAGGTGAGCACCGAGCAGCTGGAGAACGTGCTCGACTGGCACAACGTCATCAGCGTGCGCATCTCGGCGCAGATCTGGGCGCAGCCGGTGCCGCTGGAGCTGCTGCTGCGGACAGAACTCGACCTCGAAAGCGGCCTGGTCGAAGTGCGCGACCTCGGCGGCTACTGA
- the tssC gene encoding type VI secretion system contractile sheath large subunit, with protein MADTQAQNEAQAAGLAIEGGEFESLLRQEFKPKTDEARSAVESAVRTLAEQALAQTTLIGADVVKSIEAIIAALDQKLTEQINQIMHHEDFQKLEGAWRGLHYLVNNTETDEMLKIRVFNITKSELGKTLKRYKGTAWDQSPLFKRVYEEEYGQFGGEPYGCLVGDYHFDQSPPDVELLGEMAKVSAAAHTPFITGASPTIMQMDSWQELANPRDLTKIFTTPEYAAWRSLRESDDSKYIGLAMPRFLSRVPYGAKTNPVEEFDFEEDTGAADHSKYTWANAAYAMAVNINRSFKEYGWCSRIRGIESGGAVEGLPVHSFPTDDGGVDMKCPTEIAISDRREAELAKNGFMPLVHKKNSDFAAFIGAQSLHKPAEYDDPDATANANLGARLPYLFATCRFAHYLKCIVRDKIGSFKERDDMQRWLQDWIMNYVDGDPAHSSEATKARRPLAAAEVVVEEVEGNPGFYSSKFFLRPHYQLEGLTVSLRLVSKLPSTKGA; from the coding sequence ATGGCTGACACGCAAGCCCAGAACGAAGCCCAGGCCGCCGGCCTGGCAATTGAAGGCGGCGAATTCGAATCGCTGCTGCGCCAGGAATTCAAGCCCAAGACCGACGAAGCCCGCAGTGCCGTCGAGAGCGCGGTGCGCACGCTGGCCGAACAGGCCCTGGCGCAGACCACGCTGATCGGCGCGGACGTGGTCAAGTCGATCGAGGCCATCATCGCTGCGCTCGACCAGAAGCTCACCGAGCAGATCAACCAGATCATGCACCACGAAGACTTTCAGAAGCTGGAAGGTGCCTGGCGCGGCCTGCACTACCTGGTGAACAACACCGAAACCGACGAGATGCTGAAGATCCGCGTCTTCAACATCACCAAGAGCGAACTCGGCAAGACGCTGAAGCGCTACAAGGGCACCGCCTGGGATCAGTCGCCGCTGTTCAAGCGCGTCTATGAAGAAGAATACGGCCAGTTCGGCGGCGAACCCTATGGCTGCCTGGTGGGCGACTACCACTTCGACCAGAGCCCGCCCGATGTCGAGCTGCTGGGCGAAATGGCCAAGGTCAGCGCCGCCGCGCACACCCCCTTCATCACCGGCGCCTCGCCCACCATCATGCAGATGGATTCGTGGCAGGAACTCGCCAACCCGCGCGACCTGACCAAGATCTTCACCACGCCGGAATACGCCGCGTGGCGCTCGCTGCGCGAGTCCGACGATTCCAAGTACATCGGTCTGGCGATGCCGCGCTTCCTCAGCCGCGTGCCCTACGGCGCCAAGACCAACCCGGTCGAGGAGTTCGACTTCGAGGAAGACACCGGCGCCGCCGACCACAGCAAGTACACCTGGGCCAACGCCGCCTATGCGATGGCGGTGAACATCAACCGCTCGTTCAAGGAATACGGCTGGTGTTCGCGCATCCGCGGCATCGAGTCCGGCGGCGCGGTCGAAGGCCTGCCGGTGCACAGCTTCCCGACCGACGACGGCGGCGTGGACATGAAGTGCCCGACCGAGATCGCCATCTCCGACCGCCGCGAGGCCGAACTCGCCAAGAACGGCTTCATGCCGCTGGTGCACAAGAAGAATTCCGACTTCGCCGCCTTCATCGGTGCCCAGTCGCTGCACAAGCCGGCCGAGTATGACGATCCCGACGCCACTGCCAACGCCAACCTCGGCGCCCGCCTGCCCTACCTGTTCGCCACCTGCCGCTTCGCCCATTACCTGAAGTGCATCGTCCGCGACAAGATCGGCTCCTTCAAGGAGCGCGACGACATGCAGCGCTGGCTGCAGGACTGGATCATGAACTACGTCGACGGCGATCCGGCCCACTCCTCCGAAGCCACCAAGGCCCGCCGTCCACTGGCCGCGGCCGAGGTCGTGGTCGAGGAAGTCGAAGGCAACCCGGGCTTCTACTCGTCGAAGTTCTTCCTGCGTCCGCACTACCAGCTCGAAGGCCTCACCGTGTCGCTGCGTCTGGTATCCAAGCTGCCCTCCACCAAGGGCGCATGA
- the tssA gene encoding type VI secretion system protein TssA: MSLDIDLDTLLTPLGDDQPCGPNLEYDADFLQLEEAARQQAGQEFTGDSGNRVTIEGQGPDWPEVRRLAEGLLERSRDVRVAVYYTRALLRTEGFGGIHLGLRLIVGLLEQHWAHVHPELDADDNDDPTMRVNALAPLVANEALVADLRASWLLRSRQSGVLTVRDIEVAQGKLGARDGEQVYSESQVSGMLAEAIGADPGLALAITESLALVRQLSGYLQDQVGASASIDFKPLQNILYAVQQALATVAPAEAAADAGGESAEDGSPAAAATAAGPSAPGEIRSRADVIATIDRLVAYLERTEPTNPAQWLLRRAQRVMNMNFLEAIVELAPDALDQAERMVGGQLHPEQEQ; this comes from the coding sequence ATGTCGCTGGATATCGATCTCGACACGCTGCTGACCCCGCTGGGCGACGACCAGCCCTGCGGCCCCAACCTCGAATACGACGCCGACTTCCTGCAGCTCGAAGAAGCGGCGCGCCAGCAAGCCGGACAGGAATTCACCGGCGACAGCGGCAACCGCGTCACGATCGAAGGCCAGGGGCCCGACTGGCCCGAGGTACGCCGCCTCGCCGAAGGCCTGCTCGAACGCAGCCGCGACGTCCGCGTGGCGGTCTACTACACCCGTGCACTGTTGCGCACCGAGGGTTTCGGCGGCATCCACCTCGGCCTGCGGCTCATCGTCGGCCTGCTGGAACAGCACTGGGCGCACGTCCATCCCGAACTCGACGCCGACGACAACGACGATCCGACGATGCGGGTCAATGCCCTCGCGCCGCTGGTCGCCAACGAGGCGCTCGTTGCCGACCTGCGCGCCAGCTGGCTGCTGCGCTCGCGCCAGTCGGGCGTGCTGACGGTGCGCGACATCGAGGTCGCCCAGGGCAAGCTCGGCGCCCGCGACGGCGAACAGGTGTATTCCGAATCGCAGGTCAGCGGCATGCTGGCCGAAGCGATCGGCGCCGACCCCGGCCTCGCCCTTGCCATCACCGAAAGCCTCGCCCTGGTGCGCCAGCTGTCCGGCTACCTGCAGGACCAGGTCGGCGCGAGCGCCAGCATCGACTTCAAGCCGCTGCAGAACATCCTGTACGCGGTGCAGCAGGCCCTCGCCACCGTCGCGCCGGCCGAAGCCGCGGCGGATGCGGGCGGCGAGTCCGCCGAAGACGGCAGCCCGGCCGCCGCGGCCACGGCTGCGGGACCGTCGGCGCCCGGCGAAATCCGCTCGCGCGCCGACGTGATTGCAACAATCGACCGACTTGTCGCCTATCTTGAACGTACCGAGCCGACCAATCCGGCGCAGTGGCTGCTGCGTCGCGCCCAGCGAGTGATGAACATGAACTTCCTCGAAGCCATCGTCGAACTCGCGCCGGACGCCCTCGATCAGGCCGAACGCATGGTCGGCGGCCAGCTCCACCCCGAGCAGGAACAATAA
- the tssB gene encoding type VI secretion system contractile sheath small subunit — protein MSSSSQKFIARNRAPRVQIEYDVELYGAEKKVQLPFVMGVLSDLSGKPAEPLAPVADRKFLEIDVDNFDSRMKSMKPRAAFQVPNTLTGEGNLSVELTFESMDDFSPAAVARKVDALNKLLTARQQLSNLITYMDGKTGAEELIAKVLQDPALLQTLAAAPKPEDKAAE, from the coding sequence ATGTCGAGCAGCAGTCAGAAATTCATTGCGCGCAACCGCGCCCCGCGCGTCCAGATCGAGTACGACGTCGAACTCTACGGCGCCGAAAAGAAGGTTCAGCTTCCCTTCGTCATGGGTGTGCTGTCCGACCTTTCCGGCAAGCCGGCCGAGCCGCTGGCCCCGGTCGCCGACCGCAAGTTTCTCGAGATCGACGTCGACAACTTCGACAGCCGCATGAAGTCGATGAAGCCGCGCGCCGCATTCCAGGTGCCGAACACGCTGACCGGCGAAGGCAACCTCAGCGTCGAACTCACCTTCGAGAGCATGGACGACTTCTCGCCGGCCGCCGTCGCGCGCAAGGTCGATGCGCTCAACAAGCTGCTCACCGCCCGCCAGCAGCTCTCCAACCTGATCACCTACATGGACGGCAAGACCGGCGCCGAGGAACTGATCGCCAAGGTGCTGCAGGACCCGGCCCTGCTGCAGACCCTGGCCGCCGCGCCCAAGCCCGAGGACAAGGCGGCCGAATAA